Proteins from a single region of Akkermansiaceae bacterium:
- a CDS encoding sigma-70 family RNA polymerase sigma factor: MTEDANRFRTTRWTVLRDVSSAEEASAAKALSVFCGIYRAPLLAFTKATIPDPQDAEDYVQGFFEKLMERNFLRTADPDRGRLRTFLLTCLKRHIADERRKKDAAKRGGGIREVPLDEAGSIPADTPGPDELYHRQWIHLLLGRSVTRLRDAWAAAGKADLFAALTPWLGFAPESEEDRAALATRLGMTKGSLKTCLYRLRKEYREILMEEISETLEEKTPDRVMEEMKQLLALV; this comes from the coding sequence ATGACCGAGGATGCCAACCGCTTCCGCACCACGCGCTGGACCGTCCTCCGTGATGTTTCCTCCGCCGAGGAAGCTTCCGCCGCAAAGGCCCTCTCGGTGTTCTGCGGGATCTACCGTGCCCCATTGCTCGCCTTCACCAAGGCCACCATCCCCGATCCCCAGGACGCGGAGGACTACGTGCAGGGCTTCTTCGAGAAGCTGATGGAAAGGAACTTCCTCCGCACCGCGGACCCCGACCGGGGTCGCCTGCGGACGTTCCTCCTCACCTGCCTGAAACGCCACATCGCGGACGAACGCCGGAAAAAAGATGCCGCGAAGCGCGGCGGCGGCATCCGCGAAGTCCCCCTTGATGAAGCCGGCTCCATCCCCGCGGACACCCCGGGTCCGGATGAACTCTACCACCGCCAGTGGATCCACCTGTTGCTCGGACGCTCCGTCACCCGGCTGCGGGATGCCTGGGCGGCGGCGGGAAAAGCGGACCTCTTCGCCGCGCTCACGCCCTGGCTGGGTTTCGCCCCGGAAAGCGAGGAAGACCGCGCGGCCCTCGCCACCCGGCTCGGAATGACAAAGGGCTCGCTGAAAACCTGCCTCTACCGCCTGCGGAAGGAATACCGGGAGATCCTCATGGAAGAGATCTCGGAGACCCTCGAAGAAAAAACCCCGGACAGGGTGATGGAGGAAATGAAGCAACTCCTGGCCCTCGTCTGA
- a CDS encoding serine/threonine protein kinase, which yields MKFPCPHCNATLEALAEHEGANADCALCGGKFVVPAPEQPATKIAGIDAAELLARGLQTIAPPDAGGWEPPEPEELSRLLPQYQIESILGRGGMGAVYKGRQERLGRNVAIKLLPAELAEDENFVARFEREARTLAKLDHPGIIHVYDFGQTSEGHLYFVMEFIDGTDLHQMIHGPGLTPPQSLEIIGQVCDALQFAHTQGVVHRDIKPANILVTKGGRVKLADFGLARPMQAGASGQLTLTRVVMGTPDYMAPEQKRGEGDHRVDLYALGVMLYEMLCGRTPQGAWQPPSTRARTDARLDQVVIKAMQEEPEQRYQQASEVKTDVDGIRTTLVSPSHAGKAPPTPKQGRKPAALQAPGSSINRSPLPKRTRNNRLAAGASAAVLLLGLGGWLALRSPQTPQTVPDVASGKNPAAPGAGTPATKIRWQEVFEASNRHSAHTPGPDGWVTMKAPPAGPNNSTTRKIDTPRFVVRWTVKWQETSNTSALTMRVGDQYRDVHVTTDQVFIPSNLRIPHDRPLQAGDEIHLCLAVLDRIAHLWVNGKNGGTQRLPADPESLAFRLTRPERESDEVVQLRDIVWADLSGMTAEAALQRVATETLPTR from the coding sequence ATGAAATTTCCCTGCCCCCACTGCAACGCCACCCTGGAAGCCCTGGCCGAACATGAGGGGGCGAATGCCGACTGCGCCCTCTGCGGAGGGAAATTCGTCGTCCCCGCTCCGGAACAGCCCGCCACGAAAATCGCCGGGATCGATGCGGCGGAACTGCTCGCCCGCGGCCTCCAGACCATCGCCCCGCCGGACGCGGGCGGCTGGGAACCCCCGGAGCCGGAGGAGCTTTCCCGCCTGCTCCCGCAATACCAGATCGAATCCATCCTCGGCCGTGGCGGCATGGGTGCCGTCTATAAAGGCCGACAGGAACGCCTCGGCCGGAACGTCGCCATCAAGCTGTTGCCCGCGGAACTCGCGGAGGATGAAAACTTCGTCGCCCGGTTCGAGCGGGAGGCGCGCACGCTGGCAAAACTGGACCACCCCGGCATCATCCACGTCTATGACTTCGGCCAGACTTCCGAGGGCCATCTCTATTTCGTCATGGAGTTCATCGACGGCACGGACCTCCACCAGATGATCCACGGTCCCGGCCTCACCCCGCCGCAATCGCTCGAAATCATCGGCCAGGTCTGCGACGCCCTCCAGTTCGCCCACACCCAGGGGGTGGTCCACCGCGACATCAAGCCCGCCAACATCCTCGTCACCAAGGGCGGCAGGGTGAAGCTCGCGGACTTCGGCCTCGCCCGCCCCATGCAGGCCGGAGCCTCCGGCCAGCTCACCCTCACCCGCGTCGTGATGGGTACCCCGGACTACATGGCCCCGGAGCAGAAACGCGGGGAGGGCGACCACCGTGTCGATCTCTACGCCCTCGGCGTCATGCTTTACGAAATGCTCTGCGGTCGCACGCCTCAGGGCGCATGGCAGCCGCCCAGCACCCGCGCCCGGACCGATGCCCGGCTGGATCAGGTCGTCATCAAGGCCATGCAGGAAGAGCCGGAGCAACGCTACCAGCAGGCCAGCGAGGTGAAGACGGATGTGGATGGCATCCGCACCACGCTGGTTTCCCCCTCCCACGCCGGGAAAGCTCCGCCAACCCCGAAACAAGGCAGGAAACCGGCGGCGCTCCAGGCTCCCGGATCATCCATCAACCGTTCCCCCCTTCCGAAACGGACCCGCAACAACCGCCTCGCCGCGGGTGCCTCCGCCGCCGTCCTGCTGCTGGGCTTGGGAGGCTGGCTGGCCCTGCGGTCGCCGCAGACGCCGCAGACAGTCCCGGATGTGGCTTCCGGGAAAAACCCCGCCGCTCCTGGAGCCGGAACTCCTGCGACGAAAATCCGGTGGCAGGAAGTCTTCGAAGCCTCGAACCGTCATAGTGCCCATACCCCCGGCCCAGACGGGTGGGTCACGATGAAGGCTCCCCCGGCGGGTCCGAACAACAGCACCACCCGGAAGATCGACACGCCGCGCTTCGTCGTCCGGTGGACGGTGAAGTGGCAGGAGACTTCAAACACTTCCGCCCTGACCATGCGAGTGGGAGACCAGTACCGGGATGTCCATGTCACCACGGATCAGGTCTTCATCCCCTCCAACCTCCGGATTCCCCACGACCGCCCCTTGCAGGCGGGAGATGAGATCCACCTCTGTCTCGCCGTGCTCGACCGCATCGCCCATCTGTGGGTGAATGGAAAAAACGGGGGCACCCAACGACTCCCCGCGGACCCGGAATCCCTCGCGTTCCGGCTGACGCGTCCGGAACGCGAAAGCGATGAGGTGGTCCAACTCCGCGACATCGTGTGGGCGGATCTTTCCGGGATGACCGCGGAAGCCGCGCTCCAGCGCGTCGCCACGGAAACGCTCCCCACCCGATGA
- a CDS encoding PEP-CTERM sorting domain-containing protein (PEP-CTERM proteins occur, often in large numbers, in the proteomes of bacteria that also encode an exosortase, a predicted intramembrane cysteine proteinase. The presence of a PEP-CTERM domain at a protein's C-terminus predicts cleavage within the sorting domain, followed by covalent anchoring to some some component of the (usually Gram-negative) cell surface. Many PEP-CTERM proteins exhibit an unusual sequence composition that includes large numbers of potential glycosylation sites. Expression of one such protein has been shown restore the ability of a bacterium to form floc, a type of biofilm.) yields MKPKHLLFLASIVFSTSALPAAELTASDSAAGDSFYSMSLSGSAVIVGVPHDDDDGYDFGSAYVFRNLDVATGSITENVKLTASDGAEFDYFGISASLSGTSAIVGARYDDDKGNDSGSAYVFRNLDTATGSITESVKLTASDGKANGQFGESVSLFGSTAIVGAYYPSNIGSAYVFRNLDMATGSITENLKLTASDGAGGDYFGNSVSLSDSIGLVGARLDRDNGVNSGSAYVFRNLDTATGSITESVKLTASDGKANDQFGSSVSLSGSIGLVGAWRGGNSNSGAAYVFRNLEIATGTITENVKLTASDGVIEDNFGNSVSLSGTTAIVGAYGDDDDGMNSGSAYVFRNLDTAVGSIIENVKITASDGAAHRNFGRSVSLDGDLFVVATGSPSASKAYTGSVSSMTTLDAGNASRTIDGISFVSQDDWIIGRTTDNNTVTLTAGDTADVTSAGRAVHIGKEAGSDDNALVIAGTFHATEVYIGAHTGNTGNVLELQATSVIDADVIRLAAGNFLRLEGDHTLGLLGYLDDTDLQVWDSGAWQTVDGSNQDSLIAVTYDSGFTTVGVIPEPSALLLTLLGGVSALRRRRK; encoded by the coding sequence ATGAAACCGAAACACCTCCTGTTCCTCGCCTCCATCGTTTTCTCCACTTCTGCTCTGCCCGCGGCGGAACTCACCGCTTCCGACAGTGCAGCGGGTGATTCCTTTTACTCCATGAGCCTTTCCGGTAGCGCCGTCATAGTAGGGGTTCCTCATGATGACGATGACGGATACGATTTCGGCTCGGCCTACGTGTTCCGGAATCTGGATGTGGCCACCGGCAGCATCACCGAAAACGTCAAACTCACCGCTTCCGATGGTGCGGAATTCGACTACTTTGGTATCTCCGCGAGCCTTTCAGGAACCAGTGCCATCGTCGGGGCGCGCTACGATGACGACAAGGGAAACGATTCCGGCTCGGCGTATGTGTTCCGAAATCTGGACACGGCTACCGGCAGTATCACCGAGAGCGTCAAGCTCACCGCTTCCGATGGCAAGGCGAATGGTCAATTCGGTGAGTCCGTAAGCCTCTTCGGCAGCACAGCTATTGTCGGTGCATACTATCCTTCCAATATAGGTTCGGCATATGTGTTTCGGAATCTGGACATGGCTACCGGCAGCATCACCGAGAATCTCAAGCTCACCGCTTCCGATGGCGCGGGGGGTGATTACTTCGGCAATTCCGTGAGCCTCTCCGACTCCATCGGCCTCGTCGGAGCTCGCTTGGATAGGGACAACGGGGTAAACTCCGGCTCAGCGTATGTGTTCCGGAATCTGGACACGGCTACCGGCAGCATCACCGAGAGCGTCAAGCTCACCGCTTCCGATGGTAAGGCGAATGATCAATTCGGTAGCTCTGTGAGTTTGTCTGGTTCCATCGGCCTCGTCGGAGCTTGGCGGGGAGGTAACTCCAATTCCGGTGCGGCGTATGTATTTCGGAATCTGGAAATCGCCACCGGCACCATCACTGAGAACGTCAAACTCACTGCCTCCGATGGCGTGATAGAGGATAACTTCGGCAATTCCGTGAGCCTTTCCGGCACTACCGCTATCGTCGGGGCTTATGGGGATGATGACGATGGAATGAACTCCGGTTCGGCGTATGTGTTCCGGAATCTGGACACTGCTGTCGGAAGTATTATAGAAAACGTGAAAATTACAGCCTCCGATGGTGCGGCGCACCGTAACTTTGGCCGCTCCGTGAGCCTTGATGGGGATCTTTTTGTAGTCGCTACGGGTTCCCCCTCCGCTAGCAAAGCCTACACCGGAAGCGTGAGCAGCATGACCACGCTGGATGCGGGCAACGCCAGCCGCACCATCGATGGCATCAGCTTCGTTTCGCAAGACGACTGGATCATCGGCCGGACGACGGACAACAACACCGTGACCCTCACCGCAGGTGACACCGCAGATGTCACCTCCGCCGGAAGAGCCGTTCATATCGGCAAGGAAGCCGGGAGTGATGACAACGCGCTGGTCATCGCGGGAACCTTCCACGCCACCGAGGTATACATCGGTGCCCATACCGGCAACACGGGGAATGTTCTCGAACTGCAGGCCACTTCGGTCATCGATGCGGATGTGATCCGTCTGGCGGCGGGGAATTTCCTGCGGCTCGAAGGCGACCATACCTTGGGTCTTCTCGGCTATCTGGACGACACCGACCTTCAGGTATGGGACAGCGGGGCGTGGCAGACGGTGGATGGGTCGAATCAGGATAGCCTCATTGCTGTCACTTACGATTCCGGCTTCACCACCGTCGGAGTGATCCCCGAGCCCTCCGCGCTCCTGCTCACCCTGCTGGGCGGTGTCTCCGCCCTCCGCCGCCGGAGGAAGTGA
- a CDS encoding tryptophan 7-halogenase, whose product MSGNENRETEWDVIIIGGGPAGSTAATTLAQAGRRVLVLEKSKFPRFHIGESLLPYNRRIFNELGVWDKIEGAGFTTKRAAQFILGDDTRGNRLDFSKGSFTEYPQAVQVERSKFDKILLDHSREAGADVTEECMVTDYRIEKDRVVVKYRSLDLSDHEITARYLIDASGLNNFTANKEKLRRYYPTHKKLAIFGHFSNVDMPKGEHEGDILIIRRERSWVWMIPLEENKTSVGLVIDAADFKALGKKPPEVFADAMADTPAVAKRFADAQSLDQFHVINDFSYKNDVLASPRLLRVGDASGFIDPMFSSGVMLAMTSGQQGAQAIDAALKKDDPLSAEMKFYEKDNRRRIAIYWEFIENFYRLHFAQIFFQPYNRWGMVCSINAVLAGRTTLSWAVRWRLRAFFLLAWLNKYIPVSKRIDVR is encoded by the coding sequence ATGTCCGGCAACGAGAACAGGGAAACGGAATGGGATGTCATCATCATCGGTGGCGGCCCGGCGGGATCGACGGCAGCCACCACGCTCGCCCAGGCGGGGCGCCGGGTGCTGGTGCTGGAAAAGTCGAAGTTCCCGCGCTTCCACATCGGTGAGTCCCTCCTGCCCTACAACCGTCGCATTTTCAATGAACTGGGCGTTTGGGACAAGATCGAGGGCGCGGGTTTCACGACCAAGCGGGCGGCCCAGTTCATCCTGGGGGACGACACGCGCGGCAACCGCCTGGATTTCTCGAAAGGCTCCTTCACCGAGTATCCGCAGGCAGTGCAGGTGGAGCGGTCGAAGTTCGACAAGATCCTCCTCGACCACTCCCGGGAAGCCGGGGCGGATGTGACGGAGGAGTGCATGGTCACGGACTACCGCATCGAGAAAGACCGGGTGGTGGTGAAGTACCGCTCGCTCGACCTGTCCGACCACGAGATCACCGCCCGCTACCTCATCGACGCCAGCGGCCTCAACAATTTCACCGCCAACAAGGAGAAGCTCCGGCGCTACTACCCCACCCACAAGAAGCTGGCGATCTTCGGCCACTTTTCCAACGTGGACATGCCGAAGGGCGAGCATGAAGGGGACATCCTCATCATCCGCCGCGAACGCTCCTGGGTGTGGATGATCCCGCTGGAGGAGAACAAGACGAGCGTGGGTCTGGTCATCGACGCCGCGGACTTCAAGGCGCTCGGCAAGAAGCCGCCGGAAGTCTTCGCGGACGCCATGGCGGACACCCCCGCCGTGGCGAAGCGCTTCGCGGACGCGCAGTCCCTGGACCAGTTCCACGTCATCAACGATTTCTCTTACAAGAACGACGTGCTGGCCTCACCGCGCCTGCTCCGCGTCGGCGATGCCTCCGGCTTCATCGACCCCATGTTTTCCAGCGGGGTGATGCTGGCGATGACCTCCGGCCAACAGGGCGCACAGGCCATCGACGCCGCGCTGAAGAAGGACGACCCGCTGTCCGCGGAAATGAAGTTCTACGAAAAGGACAACCGCCGCCGCATCGCCATCTACTGGGAGTTCATCGAGAACTTCTACCGGCTGCACTTCGCGCAGATCTTCTTCCAGCCCTACAACCGCTGGGGCATGGTCTGCTCCATCAATGCGGTGCTGGCGGGGCGCACCACCTTGTCGTGGGCCGTCCGGTGGCGTCTGCGGGCCTTCTTCTTGCTCGCCTGGCTCAACAAATACATCCCGGTGTCGAAGCGCATCGACGTCCGGTGA
- a CDS encoding FAD-dependent oxidoreductase has protein sequence MKPVIPLFLLSSLVASAQPTTPNPGLKYYYPVPAANPAQVIEADVCVYGGTPAGVSAAVQAARMGKKAVLVVFRRHVGGMTSGGLTATDIGNRKAIGGFANEVYAHIGKTSGFRPSLAETAFLHFLKEAGVTVYYEHRLKDVEKEGNRITSVSFENGNSVKAKMFVDATYEGDLFAKAGVSFHVGRESNATYGETINGVQFRKSHNFNVKVDPYVKPGDPSSGLLPTISAEDPGKTGEGDKKMQAYNFRFNLSNSPERIPFPKPEGYDRGRYAVYERYVKASPKPPVPFQLHNGDCNNTGGFSTDHIGANYGWPEGGYEEREKMFQDHVNYQQGLAWFAANDPEIPQEIRTKVSSFGLLKGEFPETGGWPHELYVREGRRMVSEYVMTEHECTSRKIPEDSVGLAAYTMDSHNCQRVVIDGAVRNEGDVQVRVPRPYSISYRSVVPKESECANLLVGVCLSSSHMAYGSIRMEPVFMILGQSIGTAASMAIDGGISVQKVEYAKLRERLLADKQILVWDAPPLTDEEKALAPAGIEVDDEAAAKTGEWTEALAGGYLHDNNDGKGTKTITYTPDLPKDGNYDVYLTWKKNPNRATNVPVEISGADGKKAITVDQRSNGGWVKVYSGSFKAGKSSGLTISNKGTNGHVIADAVRWAPAAK, from the coding sequence ATGAAACCCGTCATTCCGCTTTTCCTCCTGTCGTCGCTGGTCGCTTCCGCCCAGCCCACCACGCCGAATCCCGGCCTGAAGTACTACTACCCGGTCCCCGCCGCGAACCCCGCGCAGGTCATCGAGGCGGATGTCTGCGTCTATGGCGGCACGCCCGCTGGCGTCTCCGCTGCGGTGCAGGCCGCGCGGATGGGAAAGAAAGCGGTGCTCGTCGTCTTCCGCCGTCATGTTGGCGGGATGACTTCCGGGGGGCTGACGGCGACGGACATCGGCAACCGCAAGGCTATCGGCGGTTTCGCGAATGAGGTCTATGCGCACATCGGGAAAACCTCCGGCTTCAGGCCGTCGCTGGCGGAGACCGCTTTCCTGCATTTCCTCAAGGAAGCGGGCGTCACCGTTTATTATGAACACCGCCTGAAGGACGTGGAGAAGGAAGGCAACCGCATCACCTCCGTTTCCTTCGAGAACGGGAACAGCGTGAAGGCGAAGATGTTCGTGGACGCGACCTATGAGGGCGACCTGTTCGCGAAAGCCGGCGTTTCATTCCATGTAGGTCGTGAGAGCAACGCCACCTACGGAGAAACCATCAATGGCGTCCAGTTCCGCAAATCACACAACTTCAACGTGAAGGTGGATCCGTATGTGAAGCCGGGGGATCCGTCCAGCGGCCTGCTGCCTACCATCTCCGCAGAGGATCCCGGAAAGACGGGCGAAGGTGACAAGAAGATGCAGGCCTACAATTTCCGCTTCAACCTCTCCAACTCCCCAGAGCGCATCCCGTTCCCGAAACCGGAGGGCTACGACCGCGGCCGCTATGCCGTATATGAGCGCTACGTGAAAGCCTCGCCGAAGCCTCCCGTCCCCTTCCAGCTCCACAACGGCGACTGCAACAACACCGGCGGCTTCTCCACCGACCACATCGGCGCGAACTACGGCTGGCCGGAGGGCGGCTACGAGGAGCGGGAGAAGATGTTCCAGGACCACGTGAACTACCAGCAGGGCCTGGCCTGGTTCGCCGCGAATGATCCGGAGATCCCGCAGGAGATCCGGACGAAGGTTTCCTCCTTCGGGCTTCTCAAGGGAGAGTTCCCGGAAACCGGCGGCTGGCCCCACGAGCTCTACGTCCGGGAAGGACGGCGGATGGTTTCCGAATACGTGATGACCGAGCATGAGTGCACCTCGCGGAAAATCCCGGAGGACTCCGTCGGTCTGGCCGCCTACACCATGGACTCCCACAACTGCCAGCGCGTGGTCATCGACGGCGCGGTGCGCAACGAGGGCGACGTGCAGGTGCGCGTGCCGCGCCCGTATTCCATCAGCTACCGCAGCGTCGTGCCGAAGGAGAGCGAGTGCGCGAACCTGCTGGTCGGCGTCTGCCTTTCCTCCTCCCACATGGCCTACGGTTCCATCCGGATGGAGCCGGTGTTCATGATCCTCGGCCAATCCATCGGCACCGCTGCCTCGATGGCCATTGACGGTGGCATCTCCGTGCAGAAGGTGGAGTACGCGAAGCTCAGGGAGCGCCTGCTGGCCGACAAGCAGATCCTCGTATGGGATGCCCCTCCGCTCACGGATGAGGAAAAGGCTCTCGCCCCTGCGGGCATCGAGGTCGATGACGAGGCGGCGGCCAAGACCGGCGAGTGGACCGAAGCGCTGGCGGGCGGCTACCTGCACGACAACAACGACGGCAAGGGCACCAAGACCATCACCTACACCCCGGACCTGCCGAAGGACGGGAACTATGACGTCTATCTCACCTGGAAGAAGAACCCGAACCGCGCCACCAATGTGCCGGTGGAAATCTCCGGTGCCGACGGCAAGAAGGCCATCACCGTGGACCAGCGTTCCAACGGCGGCTGGGTGAAGGTGTACAGCGGCAGCTTCAAGGCGGGCAAATCATCCGGCCTCACCATTTCGAACAAGGGCACGAACGGCCATGTCATCGCGGATGCGGTGCGCTGGGCGCCTGCGGCGAAGTGA
- a CDS encoding DUF1592 domain-containing protein, with translation MHGSRLLLTLCAAFFANTAFADDAKTMDAFLEQHCVKCHGPDKQKGKLRLDDLKKPPHELEQWKEVLEAIEYGDMPPKDEKRPEAAEVAAFKGIISGGLTSAGKGGSIAVRRMNRYEYESTVHDLLGIDTPLAELLPEDSRVQGFDNVAEGLSLSSVLIEKYLEAANAAFDGTIRRIAPLPVETRKAMAMEDKSNIGAAAKKNDGVFEKDGAFIDFSPGWPPTRFDAARPIEGGLYRCKVTVWPHEPGARTLTVGIFTGQLFGTGKLNFEGVYDVTGDPKNPRVIEFTTRLNEGDAIHVLPWIFPGHITWKDKNVPRPGIGMVSAETHGPLDQDFPSQAQKKLFGESPTLSMVADTPIYMRHRKGAKLSHVQSSAPEADVERIIRAFVPRAFRRPVEKPLADRFVNLALDRLKEGRSFEEAVRAGVCAVLCSPHFLMVNRDSVVDDHTIASRLSYFLWSSMPDDELLKLAAAGKLKDPAVRRAQALRMLADPRRERFVENFTGQWLDLRQMDATSPDKKMYPEYDELLGRSMVRETKGFFTEILDRNLPVKNFADSGFVVVNERLAGHYGIPGVKGHEKMQVVELPADSLRGGVLTQGAVMKVTANGTHSSPVLRGVWVLDRLMGQPVPPPPPGVPAVEPDVRGAVSLRDLLTKHVEDPSCARCHDRIDPVGFALEEFDPIGKHREKYRAVPKQGGGYVPGLPVDSSGETPDKHAFQNFQGFRDWLAGDETVIARALARKLMIYGCGRKVEVTDQPAVEAVVTASAKGGYGLRTMIQEVAASDFFVRP, from the coding sequence ATGCACGGATCCCGCCTGCTGCTGACGCTCTGCGCCGCATTTTTCGCGAACACCGCGTTCGCGGATGATGCGAAGACCATGGACGCGTTCCTGGAGCAGCACTGCGTGAAATGCCACGGTCCGGACAAACAGAAGGGAAAGCTGCGGCTGGACGACCTGAAAAAGCCACCCCACGAGCTGGAACAGTGGAAGGAAGTGCTGGAGGCCATCGAATACGGCGACATGCCGCCGAAAGACGAGAAACGTCCGGAGGCCGCGGAGGTCGCCGCCTTCAAAGGGATCATCTCCGGCGGGCTGACGTCCGCGGGGAAGGGCGGCTCGATCGCCGTGCGGCGGATGAACCGCTACGAGTACGAAAGCACGGTGCACGACCTGCTGGGGATCGACACGCCACTCGCGGAACTGCTCCCGGAGGACTCGCGGGTCCAGGGCTTCGACAACGTGGCGGAGGGTCTCAGCCTTTCCTCCGTGCTGATCGAGAAATACCTGGAGGCCGCCAACGCCGCCTTTGACGGGACCATCCGCCGCATCGCCCCGCTGCCGGTGGAAACGCGCAAGGCGATGGCCATGGAGGACAAGTCGAACATCGGCGCGGCCGCCAAGAAGAACGACGGCGTGTTCGAAAAGGACGGTGCCTTCATCGACTTCTCACCGGGCTGGCCGCCGACCCGTTTCGACGCCGCCCGGCCCATCGAGGGCGGCCTTTACCGCTGCAAGGTCACCGTCTGGCCGCATGAGCCGGGCGCGCGCACGCTCACCGTGGGCATCTTCACCGGCCAGTTGTTCGGCACCGGGAAGCTGAATTTCGAAGGGGTTTATGATGTGACGGGCGACCCGAAGAACCCGCGCGTCATCGAGTTCACCACCCGCCTCAACGAAGGCGACGCCATCCATGTGCTGCCATGGATCTTTCCCGGCCACATCACCTGGAAGGACAAAAACGTGCCGCGCCCGGGGATCGGCATGGTTTCCGCGGAGACCCACGGCCCGCTCGACCAGGACTTCCCGTCGCAGGCGCAGAAGAAACTTTTCGGCGAAAGCCCGACGCTCTCGATGGTGGCGGACACCCCCATCTACATGCGCCACCGCAAGGGGGCGAAGCTCTCCCACGTGCAGTCCTCCGCGCCGGAGGCGGATGTGGAGCGCATCATCCGCGCCTTCGTTCCACGTGCGTTCCGCCGTCCGGTGGAGAAGCCGCTGGCGGACCGCTTCGTGAACCTCGCGCTCGACCGGCTGAAGGAAGGCCGCAGCTTCGAGGAAGCCGTGCGGGCCGGTGTCTGCGCCGTGCTCTGCTCACCCCATTTCCTCATGGTGAACCGGGACTCCGTGGTGGACGACCACACGATCGCCTCGCGGCTTTCCTATTTCCTCTGGTCCTCCATGCCGGATGACGAGCTGCTGAAGCTGGCCGCCGCGGGCAAGCTGAAGGACCCCGCAGTCCGGCGCGCGCAGGCCTTGCGGATGCTGGCGGATCCACGGCGCGAGCGGTTCGTGGAGAACTTCACCGGCCAATGGCTGGACCTCCGCCAGATGGACGCCACCAGTCCCGACAAAAAGATGTACCCGGAATACGACGAGCTGCTGGGCCGCTCGATGGTGCGGGAGACCAAGGGCTTCTTCACCGAGATCCTCGACCGGAATCTGCCGGTGAAGAACTTCGCCGATTCCGGCTTCGTGGTGGTGAACGAACGGCTGGCCGGACACTACGGCATCCCCGGCGTGAAGGGGCATGAGAAGATGCAGGTGGTGGAACTGCCGGCGGACAGCCTCCGTGGTGGTGTGCTGACGCAGGGTGCGGTCATGAAAGTCACCGCCAACGGCACGCACAGCTCACCCGTCCTCCGCGGCGTATGGGTGCTGGACCGCCTGATGGGCCAGCCGGTGCCGCCACCGCCACCCGGCGTGCCAGCGGTGGAGCCGGACGTCCGCGGGGCGGTCTCCCTGCGCGACCTGCTCACGAAGCATGTGGAAGACCCCTCCTGCGCCCGCTGCCATGATCGCATCGACCCCGTGGGCTTCGCCCTGGAGGAGTTCGATCCCATCGGCAAGCACCGCGAAAAATACCGCGCTGTGCCGAAGCAGGGCGGGGGATATGTGCCCGGCCTGCCGGTCGATTCCTCCGGCGAAACACCGGACAAGCATGCTTTCCAGAACTTCCAGGGTTTCCGCGACTGGCTGGCTGGAGATGAAACGGTCATCGCCCGTGCCCTCGCCCGGAAGCTCATGATCTACGGCTGCGGCCGCAAGGTGGAGGTTACGGACCAACCCGCCGTGGAAGCCGTCGTCACCGCCAGCGCGAAAGGCGGCTACGGACTGCGCACGATGATCCAGGAAGTGGCCGCCAGCGACTTCTTTGTGAGACCTTGA